The Populus nigra chromosome 14, ddPopNigr1.1, whole genome shotgun sequence genome has a segment encoding these proteins:
- the LOC133673593 gene encoding probable starch synthase 4, chloroplastic/amyloplastic isoform X4 encodes MKMESVINSTILSLAGFPKSNPSIHHQKTVKARRTVCCSLSSSSSKNSNNGGDADGLLKEEEEEKYNDIWLLFKEAQQNILYLNKLRLVAVEELNKANREKQLLLDKIQQLEAVNKLGNEQSLWRELLLRIDSMVLTGLIDSAEASGMRKAVMGNKFSVALVFFDIRQKTDAELLAQLRHFSVGSRKNGFHIIQICTEMEPLVSVGSLSSYVTGLSKALQKKGHIVEVILPKYACLDLTEMQGLREIEAELYSYFNGQLHGNRIWTGIVHGIGVTLIQPLYYSSFFDRERVYGYSDDFERFTYFSRASLDYIAKSGKQPDVLHIHNWETAIVGPLFWDIFVKQGLGGTRVLLTCHGFDSQCLEQPDKLALCGLDPARLHRPDRLQDHTMTHLVNILKGGLVYANKVVMVQSIYSKESIINSFSHGLEPTLAIHKDKLLVSPCGFDNSTWDPSKDKFLPKNYSADDLKGKSICKVALQQQLGLSKNSSTVLVGCISTESLDFDLNNQKAVWNATPKSVQFIFMGSKATSADGALEYLKKELKVQT; translated from the exons ATGAAAATGGAGTCTGTAATAAACTCTACCATCCTCTCACTCGCTGGCTTCCCAAAATCCAACCCATCAATCCACCACCAAAAAACCGTCAAAGCTCGACGAACAGTTTGCTGCTCCCtcag cagcagcagcagcaagaaTAGTAACAATGGAGGAGACGCTGATGGCTTACTtaaagaagaggaggaagagaaatATAATGACATTTGGCTGCTTTTTAAAGAAGCTCAGCAGA ATATTCTTTACTTAAACAAACTACGCCTTGTGGCTGTTGAAGAGCTCAATAAAGCAAACAGAGAGAAGCAGTTGTTGCTTGATAAAATCCAGCAATTGGAGGCTGTCAACAAATTAG GAAATGAGCAATCATTGTGGCGGGAATTGCTGCTTCGGATTGACTCAATGGTCCTAACTGGCTTGATTGATTCTGCTGAGGCTTCTGGTATGAGAAAAGCAGTCATGGGTAACAAGTTTAGTGTAGCTCTTGTTTTCTTCGACATCCGGCAGAAAACTGATGCTGAGCTTCTGGCACAACTCCGTCACTTCTCCGTTGGAAGCAGAAA gAATGGTTTTCACATAATCCAAATTTGCACTGAAATGGAACCACTGGTATCGGTTGGATCCTTGTCATCATATGTGACAGGCTTATCAAAGGCACTGCAGAAAAAAGGACACATAGTGGAGGTTATTTTGCCAAA GTATGCATGTCTGGACCTCACTGAAATGCAAGGACTGCGAGAAATTGAGGCAGAGTTGTATTCATATTTTAATGGTCAATTGCATGGAAACAGAATTTGGACTGG CATTGTCCATGGCATTGGAGTCACTCTCATTCAACCTTTGTATTATTCATCCTTTTTTGATCGTGAAAGGGTATATGGCTACTCAGATGACTTTGAACG ATTTACGTATTTCTCTCGTGCTTCATTGGATTATATAGCAAAATCTGGAAAGCAGCCTGATGTGTTGCACATACACAATTGGGAAACTGCTATCGTCGGGCCACTCTTTTGGGATATTTTTGTTAAACAG GGGCTTGGAGGTACCAGAGTATTGTTGACATGCCATGGCTTTGACTCACAA TGCCTTGAGCAACCTGATAAGCTAGCACTATGCGGACTTGATCCTGCTAGACTTCACCGTCCTGACCGTTTACAAGATCACACTATGACACATCTTGTCAATATTCTGAAG GGTGGACTTGTGTACGCAAATAAAGTTGTTATGGTGCAATCTATTTATTCAAAAGAAAGTATCATTAATAGTTTCAGTCACGGATTAGAACCTACCTTAGCGATTCACAA GGACAAGTTGCTTGTTTCTCCTTGTGGGTTTGATAACTCGACCTGGGATCCTTCAAAGGACAAATTTCTTCCAAAAAATTATAGTGCAGATGACCTAAAGGGGAAATCCATTTGCAAAGTTGCATTGCAGCAGCAGCTGGGGTTATCCAAAAATTCATCAACTGTTCTT GTAGGATGCATCTCCACAGAATCTTTGGATTTTGATCTGAATAACCAGAAGGCAGTTTGGAATGCTACACCAAAGAGTGTCCAG TTCATCTTCATGGGAAGCAAAGCGACAAGTGCAGATGGAGCACTGGAATATCTTAAGAAAGAACTAAAG GTTCAGACATAA
- the LOC133673593 gene encoding probable starch synthase 4, chloroplastic/amyloplastic isoform X1 has product MKMESVINSTILSLAGFPKSNPSIHHQKTVKARRTVCCSLSSSSSKNSNNGGDADGLLKEEEEEKYNDIWLLFKEAQQNILYLNKLRLVAVEELNKANREKQLLLDKIQQLEAVNKLGNEQSLWRELLLRIDSMVLTGLIDSAEASGMRKAVMGNKFSVALVFFDIRQKTDAELLAQLRHFSVGSRKNGFHIIQICTEMEPLVSVGSLSSYVTGLSKALQKKGHIVEVILPKYACLDLTEMQGLREIEAELYSYFNGQLHGNRIWTGIVHGIGVTLIQPLYYSSFFDRERVYGYSDDFERFTYFSRASLDYIAKSGKQPDVLHIHNWETAIVGPLFWDIFVKQGLGGTRVLLTCHGFDSQCLEQPDKLALCGLDPARLHRPDRLQDHTMTHLVNILKGGLVYANKVVMVQSIYSKESIINSFSHGLEPTLAIHKDKLLVSPCGFDNSTWDPSKDKFLPKNYSADDLKGKSICKVALQQQLGLSKNSSTVLVGCISTESLDFDLNNQKAVWNATPKSVQFIFMGSKATSADGALEYLKKELKDETVRFINKYDEALLHLIFAGSDIILCQSFHDPLLQVPLKALKYGAAPVAVTSNENKFRHFVDREQETTRFSRFISSTFGYLSLSQAVDEIKNSPSKWKQKIVDAMAKDFSWNAECCDVHVSAYTALKSL; this is encoded by the exons ATGAAAATGGAGTCTGTAATAAACTCTACCATCCTCTCACTCGCTGGCTTCCCAAAATCCAACCCATCAATCCACCACCAAAAAACCGTCAAAGCTCGACGAACAGTTTGCTGCTCCCtcag cagcagcagcagcaagaaTAGTAACAATGGAGGAGACGCTGATGGCTTACTtaaagaagaggaggaagagaaatATAATGACATTTGGCTGCTTTTTAAAGAAGCTCAGCAGA ATATTCTTTACTTAAACAAACTACGCCTTGTGGCTGTTGAAGAGCTCAATAAAGCAAACAGAGAGAAGCAGTTGTTGCTTGATAAAATCCAGCAATTGGAGGCTGTCAACAAATTAG GAAATGAGCAATCATTGTGGCGGGAATTGCTGCTTCGGATTGACTCAATGGTCCTAACTGGCTTGATTGATTCTGCTGAGGCTTCTGGTATGAGAAAAGCAGTCATGGGTAACAAGTTTAGTGTAGCTCTTGTTTTCTTCGACATCCGGCAGAAAACTGATGCTGAGCTTCTGGCACAACTCCGTCACTTCTCCGTTGGAAGCAGAAA gAATGGTTTTCACATAATCCAAATTTGCACTGAAATGGAACCACTGGTATCGGTTGGATCCTTGTCATCATATGTGACAGGCTTATCAAAGGCACTGCAGAAAAAAGGACACATAGTGGAGGTTATTTTGCCAAA GTATGCATGTCTGGACCTCACTGAAATGCAAGGACTGCGAGAAATTGAGGCAGAGTTGTATTCATATTTTAATGGTCAATTGCATGGAAACAGAATTTGGACTGG CATTGTCCATGGCATTGGAGTCACTCTCATTCAACCTTTGTATTATTCATCCTTTTTTGATCGTGAAAGGGTATATGGCTACTCAGATGACTTTGAACG ATTTACGTATTTCTCTCGTGCTTCATTGGATTATATAGCAAAATCTGGAAAGCAGCCTGATGTGTTGCACATACACAATTGGGAAACTGCTATCGTCGGGCCACTCTTTTGGGATATTTTTGTTAAACAG GGGCTTGGAGGTACCAGAGTATTGTTGACATGCCATGGCTTTGACTCACAA TGCCTTGAGCAACCTGATAAGCTAGCACTATGCGGACTTGATCCTGCTAGACTTCACCGTCCTGACCGTTTACAAGATCACACTATGACACATCTTGTCAATATTCTGAAG GGTGGACTTGTGTACGCAAATAAAGTTGTTATGGTGCAATCTATTTATTCAAAAGAAAGTATCATTAATAGTTTCAGTCACGGATTAGAACCTACCTTAGCGATTCACAA GGACAAGTTGCTTGTTTCTCCTTGTGGGTTTGATAACTCGACCTGGGATCCTTCAAAGGACAAATTTCTTCCAAAAAATTATAGTGCAGATGACCTAAAGGGGAAATCCATTTGCAAAGTTGCATTGCAGCAGCAGCTGGGGTTATCCAAAAATTCATCAACTGTTCTT GTAGGATGCATCTCCACAGAATCTTTGGATTTTGATCTGAATAACCAGAAGGCAGTTTGGAATGCTACACCAAAGAGTGTCCAG TTCATCTTCATGGGAAGCAAAGCGACAAGTGCAGATGGAGCACTGGAATATCTTAAGAAAGAACTAAAG GATGAAACTGTGAGATTCATAAACAAATATGATGAGGCTCTATTGCATCTGATCTTTGCAGGTTCAGACATAATCTTGTGCCAATCTTTTCATGATCCTCTACTCCAAGTGCCT CTGAAAGCTTTGAAATATGGAGCAGCTCCGGTTGCAGTAACATCCAATGAGAACAAATTCAG ACATTTTGTAGATCGTGAACAAGAGACCACTAGATTTTCACGGTTCATTAGCTCTACCTTTGGATATTTGTCTTTGAGCCAGGCTGTAGATGAAATT AAGAACAGCCCATCAAAATGGAAGCAGAAGATAGTAGATGCCATGGCTAAGGACTTCTCATGGAATGCAGAGTGCTGTGACGTTCATGTTTCTGCATACACGGCCCTAAAAAGCTTGTGA
- the LOC133673593 gene encoding probable starch synthase 4, chloroplastic/amyloplastic isoform X3: MKMESVINSTILSLAGFPKSNPSIHHQKTVKARRTVCCSLSSSSSKNSNNGGDADGLLKEEEEEKYNDIWLLFKEAQQNILYLNKLRLVAVEELNKANREKQLLLDKIQQLEAVNKLGNEQSLWRELLLRIDSMVLTGLIDSAEASGMRKAVMGNKFSVALVFFDIRQKTDAELLAQLRHFSVGSRKNGFHIIQICTEMEPLVSVGSLSSYVTGLSKALQKKGHIVEVILPKYACLDLTEMQGLREIEAELYSYFNGQLHGNRIWTGIVHGIGVTLIQPLYYSSFFDRERVYGYSDDFERFTYFSRASLDYIAKSGKQPDVLHIHNWETAIVGPLFWDIFVKQGLGGTRVLLTCHGFDSQCLEQPDKLALCGLDPARLHRPDRLQDHTMTHLVNILKGGLVYANKVVMVQSIYSKESIINSFSHGLEPTLAIHKDKLLVSPCGFDNSTWDPSKDKFLPKNYSADDLKGKSICKVALQQQLGLSKNSSTVLVGCISTESLDFDLNNQKAVWNATPKSVQFIFMGSKATSADGALEYLKKELKLKALKYGAAPVAVTSNENKFRHFVDREQETTRFSRFISSTFGYLSLSQAVDEIKNSPSKWKQKIVDAMAKDFSWNAECCDVHVSAYTALKSL; the protein is encoded by the exons ATGAAAATGGAGTCTGTAATAAACTCTACCATCCTCTCACTCGCTGGCTTCCCAAAATCCAACCCATCAATCCACCACCAAAAAACCGTCAAAGCTCGACGAACAGTTTGCTGCTCCCtcag cagcagcagcagcaagaaTAGTAACAATGGAGGAGACGCTGATGGCTTACTtaaagaagaggaggaagagaaatATAATGACATTTGGCTGCTTTTTAAAGAAGCTCAGCAGA ATATTCTTTACTTAAACAAACTACGCCTTGTGGCTGTTGAAGAGCTCAATAAAGCAAACAGAGAGAAGCAGTTGTTGCTTGATAAAATCCAGCAATTGGAGGCTGTCAACAAATTAG GAAATGAGCAATCATTGTGGCGGGAATTGCTGCTTCGGATTGACTCAATGGTCCTAACTGGCTTGATTGATTCTGCTGAGGCTTCTGGTATGAGAAAAGCAGTCATGGGTAACAAGTTTAGTGTAGCTCTTGTTTTCTTCGACATCCGGCAGAAAACTGATGCTGAGCTTCTGGCACAACTCCGTCACTTCTCCGTTGGAAGCAGAAA gAATGGTTTTCACATAATCCAAATTTGCACTGAAATGGAACCACTGGTATCGGTTGGATCCTTGTCATCATATGTGACAGGCTTATCAAAGGCACTGCAGAAAAAAGGACACATAGTGGAGGTTATTTTGCCAAA GTATGCATGTCTGGACCTCACTGAAATGCAAGGACTGCGAGAAATTGAGGCAGAGTTGTATTCATATTTTAATGGTCAATTGCATGGAAACAGAATTTGGACTGG CATTGTCCATGGCATTGGAGTCACTCTCATTCAACCTTTGTATTATTCATCCTTTTTTGATCGTGAAAGGGTATATGGCTACTCAGATGACTTTGAACG ATTTACGTATTTCTCTCGTGCTTCATTGGATTATATAGCAAAATCTGGAAAGCAGCCTGATGTGTTGCACATACACAATTGGGAAACTGCTATCGTCGGGCCACTCTTTTGGGATATTTTTGTTAAACAG GGGCTTGGAGGTACCAGAGTATTGTTGACATGCCATGGCTTTGACTCACAA TGCCTTGAGCAACCTGATAAGCTAGCACTATGCGGACTTGATCCTGCTAGACTTCACCGTCCTGACCGTTTACAAGATCACACTATGACACATCTTGTCAATATTCTGAAG GGTGGACTTGTGTACGCAAATAAAGTTGTTATGGTGCAATCTATTTATTCAAAAGAAAGTATCATTAATAGTTTCAGTCACGGATTAGAACCTACCTTAGCGATTCACAA GGACAAGTTGCTTGTTTCTCCTTGTGGGTTTGATAACTCGACCTGGGATCCTTCAAAGGACAAATTTCTTCCAAAAAATTATAGTGCAGATGACCTAAAGGGGAAATCCATTTGCAAAGTTGCATTGCAGCAGCAGCTGGGGTTATCCAAAAATTCATCAACTGTTCTT GTAGGATGCATCTCCACAGAATCTTTGGATTTTGATCTGAATAACCAGAAGGCAGTTTGGAATGCTACACCAAAGAGTGTCCAG TTCATCTTCATGGGAAGCAAAGCGACAAGTGCAGATGGAGCACTGGAATATCTTAAGAAAGAACTAAAG CTGAAAGCTTTGAAATATGGAGCAGCTCCGGTTGCAGTAACATCCAATGAGAACAAATTCAG ACATTTTGTAGATCGTGAACAAGAGACCACTAGATTTTCACGGTTCATTAGCTCTACCTTTGGATATTTGTCTTTGAGCCAGGCTGTAGATGAAATT AAGAACAGCCCATCAAAATGGAAGCAGAAGATAGTAGATGCCATGGCTAAGGACTTCTCATGGAATGCAGAGTGCTGTGACGTTCATGTTTCTGCATACACGGCCCTAAAAAGCTTGTGA
- the LOC133673593 gene encoding probable starch synthase 4, chloroplastic/amyloplastic isoform X2, with protein MKMESVINSTILSLAGFPKSNPSIHHQKTVKARRTVCCSLSSSSKNSNNGGDADGLLKEEEEEKYNDIWLLFKEAQQNILYLNKLRLVAVEELNKANREKQLLLDKIQQLEAVNKLGNEQSLWRELLLRIDSMVLTGLIDSAEASGMRKAVMGNKFSVALVFFDIRQKTDAELLAQLRHFSVGSRKNGFHIIQICTEMEPLVSVGSLSSYVTGLSKALQKKGHIVEVILPKYACLDLTEMQGLREIEAELYSYFNGQLHGNRIWTGIVHGIGVTLIQPLYYSSFFDRERVYGYSDDFERFTYFSRASLDYIAKSGKQPDVLHIHNWETAIVGPLFWDIFVKQGLGGTRVLLTCHGFDSQCLEQPDKLALCGLDPARLHRPDRLQDHTMTHLVNILKGGLVYANKVVMVQSIYSKESIINSFSHGLEPTLAIHKDKLLVSPCGFDNSTWDPSKDKFLPKNYSADDLKGKSICKVALQQQLGLSKNSSTVLVGCISTESLDFDLNNQKAVWNATPKSVQFIFMGSKATSADGALEYLKKELKDETVRFINKYDEALLHLIFAGSDIILCQSFHDPLLQVPLKALKYGAAPVAVTSNENKFRHFVDREQETTRFSRFISSTFGYLSLSQAVDEIKNSPSKWKQKIVDAMAKDFSWNAECCDVHVSAYTALKSL; from the exons ATGAAAATGGAGTCTGTAATAAACTCTACCATCCTCTCACTCGCTGGCTTCCCAAAATCCAACCCATCAATCCACCACCAAAAAACCGTCAAAGCTCGACGAACAGTTTGCTGCTCCCtcag cagcagcagcaagaaTAGTAACAATGGAGGAGACGCTGATGGCTTACTtaaagaagaggaggaagagaaatATAATGACATTTGGCTGCTTTTTAAAGAAGCTCAGCAGA ATATTCTTTACTTAAACAAACTACGCCTTGTGGCTGTTGAAGAGCTCAATAAAGCAAACAGAGAGAAGCAGTTGTTGCTTGATAAAATCCAGCAATTGGAGGCTGTCAACAAATTAG GAAATGAGCAATCATTGTGGCGGGAATTGCTGCTTCGGATTGACTCAATGGTCCTAACTGGCTTGATTGATTCTGCTGAGGCTTCTGGTATGAGAAAAGCAGTCATGGGTAACAAGTTTAGTGTAGCTCTTGTTTTCTTCGACATCCGGCAGAAAACTGATGCTGAGCTTCTGGCACAACTCCGTCACTTCTCCGTTGGAAGCAGAAA gAATGGTTTTCACATAATCCAAATTTGCACTGAAATGGAACCACTGGTATCGGTTGGATCCTTGTCATCATATGTGACAGGCTTATCAAAGGCACTGCAGAAAAAAGGACACATAGTGGAGGTTATTTTGCCAAA GTATGCATGTCTGGACCTCACTGAAATGCAAGGACTGCGAGAAATTGAGGCAGAGTTGTATTCATATTTTAATGGTCAATTGCATGGAAACAGAATTTGGACTGG CATTGTCCATGGCATTGGAGTCACTCTCATTCAACCTTTGTATTATTCATCCTTTTTTGATCGTGAAAGGGTATATGGCTACTCAGATGACTTTGAACG ATTTACGTATTTCTCTCGTGCTTCATTGGATTATATAGCAAAATCTGGAAAGCAGCCTGATGTGTTGCACATACACAATTGGGAAACTGCTATCGTCGGGCCACTCTTTTGGGATATTTTTGTTAAACAG GGGCTTGGAGGTACCAGAGTATTGTTGACATGCCATGGCTTTGACTCACAA TGCCTTGAGCAACCTGATAAGCTAGCACTATGCGGACTTGATCCTGCTAGACTTCACCGTCCTGACCGTTTACAAGATCACACTATGACACATCTTGTCAATATTCTGAAG GGTGGACTTGTGTACGCAAATAAAGTTGTTATGGTGCAATCTATTTATTCAAAAGAAAGTATCATTAATAGTTTCAGTCACGGATTAGAACCTACCTTAGCGATTCACAA GGACAAGTTGCTTGTTTCTCCTTGTGGGTTTGATAACTCGACCTGGGATCCTTCAAAGGACAAATTTCTTCCAAAAAATTATAGTGCAGATGACCTAAAGGGGAAATCCATTTGCAAAGTTGCATTGCAGCAGCAGCTGGGGTTATCCAAAAATTCATCAACTGTTCTT GTAGGATGCATCTCCACAGAATCTTTGGATTTTGATCTGAATAACCAGAAGGCAGTTTGGAATGCTACACCAAAGAGTGTCCAG TTCATCTTCATGGGAAGCAAAGCGACAAGTGCAGATGGAGCACTGGAATATCTTAAGAAAGAACTAAAG GATGAAACTGTGAGATTCATAAACAAATATGATGAGGCTCTATTGCATCTGATCTTTGCAGGTTCAGACATAATCTTGTGCCAATCTTTTCATGATCCTCTACTCCAAGTGCCT CTGAAAGCTTTGAAATATGGAGCAGCTCCGGTTGCAGTAACATCCAATGAGAACAAATTCAG ACATTTTGTAGATCGTGAACAAGAGACCACTAGATTTTCACGGTTCATTAGCTCTACCTTTGGATATTTGTCTTTGAGCCAGGCTGTAGATGAAATT AAGAACAGCCCATCAAAATGGAAGCAGAAGATAGTAGATGCCATGGCTAAGGACTTCTCATGGAATGCAGAGTGCTGTGACGTTCATGTTTCTGCATACACGGCCCTAAAAAGCTTGTGA